The following proteins are encoded in a genomic region of uncultured Ilyobacter sp.:
- a CDS encoding phage tail sheath C-terminal domain-containing protein, translating to MNGAISFLMIFKEKYTQAILSQGSGVLGIIISDSTKTDFTTKEYRKLTDVSSDDWKEGVYKYFEDLVFRGTPKKVIVYRIDEPADPEAGYPDATHLKAPYDYLSKVTDYMVYPQGTETEQDALVGSVKNDRILDKVLNPFMKPIKLFTSTTTAPDSPYIVNIKQKHTVNGTEYKASEYAVCLAGCACGIGLSGSLTYYKQSWVDAVEEVADIGEAVGEGYLVTVADTDGENLIYRTERGVNSFVTPTENWGRTFSKIRLVEIMDQNLKDIQYTYKNYYIGKKKNTYANKISFCGAVNAYLKLFVKDGDLDGNYANKMDVDTEGNKSWALSNGKITEDEAASMDEYNSRRINTKDQGFYLIKEYIPVDVMEDAEVYAEVI from the coding sequence ATGAACGGAGCAATATCATTTTTGATGATATTTAAAGAAAAATATACCCAGGCGATACTTTCACAGGGAAGCGGTGTCCTGGGAATCATTATATCTGACAGTACAAAGACAGATTTTACAACAAAAGAATACAGGAAGCTGACTGATGTATCCAGCGATGACTGGAAAGAGGGAGTGTACAAATATTTTGAAGATCTGGTATTCCGTGGGACGCCGAAAAAGGTGATCGTCTACAGAATAGATGAACCTGCAGATCCCGAGGCAGGATATCCGGATGCCACACATCTGAAAGCACCCTATGACTATCTGTCTAAGGTGACAGACTATATGGTATACCCACAGGGGACAGAGACAGAACAGGATGCCCTGGTTGGATCTGTAAAAAACGACAGGATTCTGGATAAGGTATTGAACCCTTTTATGAAACCTATCAAACTTTTTACATCTACAACTACAGCCCCGGACAGTCCGTATATTGTAAACATAAAGCAGAAGCACACTGTAAACGGAACGGAATACAAAGCTTCTGAATATGCTGTATGTCTGGCAGGGTGTGCCTGTGGAATAGGACTCAGCGGGTCACTGACATACTACAAACAATCGTGGGTAGATGCCGTGGAAGAAGTGGCAGATATCGGCGAGGCAGTAGGAGAGGGGTATCTGGTAACTGTGGCGGATACTGACGGAGAAAATCTGATATATAGGACAGAGAGAGGGGTAAACTCTTTTGTAACTCCTACGGAGAACTGGGGCAGAACATTCTCAAAGATAAGACTCGTGGAGATCATGGATCAGAACCTGAAAGACATCCAGTATACCTATAAAAACTACTACATAGGGAAGAAAAAGAATACCTACGCTAATAAGATATCATTCTGCGGGGCGGTAAATGCCTATCTAAAGCTTTTCGTAAAAGACGGAGATCTGGACGGAAATTATGCCAACAAGATGGATGTGGACACGGAAGGAAACAAGAGCTGGGCCTTGTCAAACGGTAAGATCACAGAGGACGAAGCAGCATCAATGGATGAGTATAACTCCAGGAGAATAAACACAAAAGATCAGGGATTCTATCTAATAAAAGAATATATTCCTGTAGATGTAATGGAAGATGCAGAAGTGTATGCAGAGGTGATATAG
- a CDS encoding phage tail tube protein produces the protein MAEKFKSRNIMNGAFGRLYIDGLEVAEVKEAEANLENEYEDVPLHGGKKGQKLKFSQGKGKFTFHKVDSWELKKFFNKNKNMMAADFMLEVEVDDPDSLGAERITITDCELSGNLNLFKISRDSLIDKEIEFWFDKDSVDTTEIV, from the coding sequence GTGGCGGAAAAATTTAAGTCAAGGAACATAATGAACGGAGCTTTTGGAAGGCTGTATATAGACGGCTTGGAAGTGGCAGAAGTCAAAGAAGCTGAGGCAAATCTGGAAAACGAATATGAGGACGTACCACTGCACGGAGGGAAAAAAGGGCAGAAGCTCAAATTCAGCCAGGGAAAGGGTAAATTTACCTTTCATAAAGTGGATTCGTGGGAACTAAAAAAATTCTTTAATAAAAATAAAAACATGATGGCTGCGGACTTCATGCTTGAGGTAGAGGTGGATGATCCAGACTCTCTGGGGGCCGAAAGGATAACAATCACAGACTGTGAACTTTCCGGAAATCTCAATCTCTTTAAGATATCCAGAGATTCCCTTATAGATAAAGAGATAGAGTTTTGGTTTGATAAGGACAGTGTGGATACCACGGAGATCGTATAG